A segment of the Lolium perenne isolate Kyuss_39 chromosome 3, Kyuss_2.0, whole genome shotgun sequence genome:
AAGTAGTACTGAACTAGTTTACTCATCCACGCTCTGTCCTCCTTCAACACACCTTGTTCATCACGAAGCCTCTTTATCATTTTTTTGTTCTTTCTTGTAGTAGCAAAATTGTGGAAGGAGCTTGTAGTACGGTCCCCATgtttcaaattttttttttttgcgaatagcccaTGTTTCAACTAATCCGCTCTAGCTCTTTCACCCGCTTTATTTCTTCCATCTTGGGCCGCTAGTGATGCAATTGTCATCGGACCTCTCCGTAGTTGCTCTAAATCCTCATTCAAATAAGCGTGTAACCTTTTTTTTGACGCTTTAAGCACCTCTTTATCCCATGCATATAATTTAGTATGGACGTGTTTTAACCTTTTCTTTGACTCCAATTGACGACGAGCTATGATGTGGTCAGCTGGTCACCGCTGTTTTGCAGGCTACCACGCACGCATGGGAGGGAGAAAGACCAGAGTCGTCGGTCCATTCATTCAATGATTCAACCAAGGGAACAGTGTGTGGCGACGGAGAGAGACGTGCCCAGGAATGTGGGCTGTGCGTGCTCAGGTATAATATTCCAGGGAACATCCTGTGACCCTGCCTGTACGTCGACGTATCTGCGTCGCGCAGCAATCCCGTTGGAAAATCGCCTCAGCTTGAGTGCTTGACCAATCTTGTGTTTTGGGCTCCATCCATCTTCTTAGTACATGTCATACAAAAATATAGGCAGTGCAAACAAATTGGTACAAGAACTTCAGAATTTGGATGAGATAGTCCCCAAACTCGTGTAATAAGGCGCAAATCAGTCCAAAACAGTCCGAATTGGACATTGGAAAAAAAAAAGGCAGTTTTTTTGCAAAACAAACCTTGCAGCTCGACGCATCTACTCAACCTTGAAACTTTTTGTTTCTCTTCGTGTACCTATCGGGTTTGATTGAAGAATTGCATGCTAGTCCATACATTAATTCACTATCTATGTGATTTTTTGTACACCTTTTTGTCATCGTTTGCACTACTTTGTGATCGGTATCCGATAATTTTGAGCGTTCTCCAGCCAAGTGGTGAGACACAATTAGGCTGTGTTGGGTTCCAGGCAAAAGCATGGATGTGATGGGGTGGTCCTCTTTTTTATGTGTTTTTTGCAAACGTAGGTGGATGGTTTGGCCACATGCAAGAATATTTCTCTGAGGTGTTGTACCAAACGATCCCTCCAAAACGGCTGAACCGTTGATCCCTCTTTTCTCTAATTGTGTATTCGACTCTAATCCTTCTCTCTGCTAGGTCATGTGCAATGGTTAGTAGGACTAGTCTTATCTTAACCCGCCATGTAGTTTAGATATGAcagtaaaacatgatgtatatataATGGGTTACTTTTTAGTCTTATCTTTGCTAACCAAACATCCTAAATATGTGGTGAGAGAGATTGGGCTAAGATACCATTTCTTAATTAAGAGAAGACAaacttttttttttactttctctTTCCTTCACCTCAACATTTATCATACGTGGCACTGCtaagatatcaccattgtacatgccctaagatcTCCGCTAGAACTTGACTCGGGCGCCACCTGAGCTTGCCTAGGCCCCCTCCACCCGAGCTTGCTTGGACCCCCACCGCCTGAGCTTGCCTGAGTCCCCTGCCTGAGCCCTAGTTGCGCCCTGAGAAGATCAAAAGCAGTATCTCTGTAGCGGAACAACGAGCTCCCCATCCGTTCTCAAACGCCGCTTGTGGTGTCCGTCAGTCGCTCGGCTCACTGCATTGTGGGATCCTTCAGTGTCGTCAGCACAAATTTGCGGGCGTCACAAATGAGCACATGGGGACGGGAGTGATGAGGTCCACGCCATAGTTGCTCGAGGGCCGGCCAAGGGTGGCGGCTCCGGCCTCCACTAATGACTAAAACTTCAACAATTTTCATTGAACGTCTATTCtattctattatatactaaaagcacaatGCAGAGATCTAAAATAGAGACTGCACGTAAATGCACATCATTAGAATTATTTTGATGGTTAGATCTAAAATTTATGGCTAAGATTTAGCAGGATATTAAAAGTTAGTTAACGGTATAATATATATATTATGTAACAGGCTAATAGGCTGACACGCTATATGTTTGTTATCAAGTATATCAAAATATGTGATACTACGGGCATGCACATATGCgacatcggcatcattatctcccaACTTTCGCCTTAAAAAAGAGACAGGCCGTTCGGACGTGCCGTACATACGTATAAATCTAACAGCTTTAACTTCCATCTTCCCCCCCCCTTGAAAAAAAGCAGCTGTAACTTAAGGGTGGAGTGGTTTAGGCTTGGATAAATTGATAAGCAACCAGCCCAAACACATAATCTCAATTAATCTTGGTAGTTAATATAATTATTTTGTTGGGATTTAACAAGACATTAGTGTAACTAATTCATTCAATTTCTTTGACATGAGGAATGGTCTATTAGATATAATTGGCGTATCAAAATTAATCCCAGTAGCACTCTGGTGGTGTAAAAAATTATCATCAAATTTATATTAATAATTTGATAGTCGGCTGGGATTTTACAAGAGAATATTAGTCACATAATATTTTTGACATGACTGATATACGTAGAAAgtttacatgatatttatattaataAGGGCGTGGCTGCGTCGAAACATATAAAAAAATAGGTCCGTTCAGAAAAAAACATGTACGTGCCCTACCTAGCAAATAAAAAGGACTCGCTGGAACGTGGCCTAAAATGTGGCTGTGTCCATTAGATGAAAATAAACAAGCTTACTCGATAAAGATCATGTACGTACGCTAGCTACTTGGCCGAAACATAAtaattgccaaaaaaaaactaGATCAGATCATGGGGGCATACAATATGTAATGCTTTAAAAATAATTAAAAGAATATAAATTGCCTTGCTAAAACATGTGTCCACTTCGTATGTGCTAAATAAAGTATACAACCCAGCTGCATTAGTAAGAAGATTGGATGCGACATCCTAGATTTTCCTCGGTATCTTTATTTATATTATTTTTCTGGTGAATTCATCGATAAGTTTCATCTTTAGTATCCACATATCTTGGCACTAATATTTTTAATCAGATGACCCAAAAATCATAGAATCTTGGTTGTTTGGAATTGTTCTTGCGGATATTATTTGATTTGTTACTGCCAAAAAGTTTGGAATGTTTATTTTTATATTTGTGATGTAGAAATATCAGCATAAAACATGTCATTCCAATCGCACAATAATACCGGCGATTAATCAAGAATCTTTTACTAAGCTATCCACTAAGCCAGGTAATCATGTTACATGACCAAAAAATATTTCCGAGTGTCTACAACGGGTAATCTGGGTAATCTGTAACCGGATTAACAAACTATATTTAAACAAAAATATAATAAATTTATATAAAAGTAAATAAGGTTCTAGGAAACATAGTCATACTTCTCTACTTTAACTATTTATGCATAAACATCTTAAAAATACACCCAAAAGAACAAAATTACACCATAATAATAATATACAAATTTTTGGTCAAGGTTTTAGTTCCTATTTCTAAACCATCCTAGCGCAGTCGATCATGGGTACTAAATGAGTGGAAGAATAACCATCTAATCACATTTTGGATCACTATGGTTAGGGACGCACACTAAAAGTTATACGCTGCCACAAACTTTAAGATGACTAAACATGTTTTCAATGCATTTTCTATTTTAGATAATCAAATATTTAGGATGTATTACTTTCCAGAAAATATAAACCAGTTAAATTTCAACATATTTAAGATGATGCGATCGCGTTTGCGAGGGCCACCGCGCTAGTTTAGCTAAGAAAAGTTCAGCCCATCCACCCCAAATTTCTGAAATCAAATAGAAAATATGGACCATCCCACCCTCAAAAGTAGGGACCATCCCATCCGTATGGACCCatcaaccaaacacacccttggtAATTGTTCAACATCTGAATTTAGGCATCAAACAAACTTactttttttttttcgataaaggagcacagccccagcctctgcatcaaacaaACTTACTAGAGGTACGTAGTACGCAACGGCTAAATCTTTTACCTATAATCAATCCAGGGGTAAGAATTAGTTGATGCCTACAATGATTTAGATTCCATTGCAGGTAGCCCGGCACGAAACTTAACCATACTGACATAGTGACATGACACAATCAAAAAGAGCCTATGATGGTTTTCCCACTGCAGACCGGAAGAGTGGAccgatgttttttttttttttttttttttgagatgtggACCGATGTTGTTAACTGGAAGGGGCGGGGAAAGAAAACCACTAAAGCGGTTGGCATATCGTGGCAGCTATGCAGGATGGCACAGCCTGAATCTGCGTTCAAAAGTTTTTGCCCGACGGGTGGTCTTTCATGTTTGCAACCTAACAATGCGCATTATACTAACCACCATCTCCTACCGGTACGCCTCGATCTATCTCGAGGCGATCAGTTTATCTCGTCTGCCTATCGTCGGCTCCGCCGATCTTCTCCAGTTATGTGGCATTCGGGTCATGGAGGCGGAGTGGATCTCGGCTCCCGTCAATGGGGGCTCCATTTTTCCAGTTTTAGGATCAAGGTATGGTGGGGTGGAGCTCAGATGGTGGCAACGGCGTATTCCCTAATAAAGTTCCCATCTTCGGTCCCATCTTGGTGGCGACGAGAAGCTTGTGGGAGTTGTGTGGTTCTCAAGAGGGGATCCCTGGAGTTTCATCTTTGATTATTCTTTCTTTTTCGTCTTTGAAATGAATGCAGTTTTCTTGATCCGTTCGATGACTTCCCGTCAGCAACCAACAATGCTAGGCTAGCTCTGGGAGGAGGAGCTAGGATAGAGATATAATTTGTTTTCATACAATTCTAACTTGACTTGTACTCAAAGATGATCCCTTATACGTCTATATATACTCATCCATGAGTCTCAGTAATATATCCATCATATTTCACGAATCTTTCTAGCTCTCTATCGTTCAACAAAAGAAGCACCGTTGGAAGGATGTCATACTAGCTTTTGCGTATGGAACGAGACTTCAGAAATCTTCCATTGGTTTCTGTAGCCTGAAACGCAACAATCTACTATCCATGCAACGGACAAAAATCTACTATTGACGGAAATGAAAGCAGTGTTAGTTTTAAGAGCAATGCTACATGTACGGACTACTTTTACAAAATCCACTTACGGACTCACAGCAGCAGGCTACAAATCAGAGCATGATCCGATTTTTCAACAAGGGCAGGAAGGCACAGCCAATCAACCCACAACACGTCTGTCCGTAAAGTTTCCGTAGCATAGGCAGTCCGTAGGTCTAGTATTATTGTAGTTTTAAATAGAAAAATGTGAAAAAAGATTCACCAATCAAATTAATCTGAAAATCATGCCTTGAAACATCAACAAAGCAGTCGTCTGAAGAAAAATGTAGCGGCCAACGCACGCCGGACGAAACAGGAACATTGATCATCAATTGGTGAATTCCTTGGAAGAAAGGTTGGCGTCACCGGTGTTGATCGAAGAAGAGAGAACACCACCGGTCACCGGAGCCGGAGCAGTATCATGTACGGTCCTGTACATGTGCAGCGGGAGCGCCGGCAGCCTGGCCTCCTCGGACTGCAGGATGTGCATGGCCTGCGTGACGGAGGGTCGCTCGCCCCTCTCCGGGAGCGCGCACCAGAGCCCGACGACGAGCACGCGCTCCATCCACCAGTCGTTCTCCTCGTCGCCCCTAAGCCTCGCATCTGCCGCGTCCAGGATTGCGCTCCTGTCGTACAGGCTCCACACCCATCTCAGCAGCGTGaaggttctctccggggtttcgatcacTGGCCGCCGGCCCGACACGATCTCCAGGAGGACGACGCCGAAGCTGTACACATCCGATTCGGTGCTTGGCCGGCGCGTGTTGACGAACTCCGGGTCGATGTAACCGGCGGTGCCGAGCACGGCCTTGGTGGTCTGCAGCAATCCCGTGCCGTGGTCGACGAGCCGTGCCAGCCCGAAGTCCCCTAGCTTGGTGCTCAGTGACGAGTCGATCATGATGTTGCTTGGCTTGATGTCGCCGTGCACGATGCACTGCTCCGACTCCCCGTGGAGGTACCGCAGCGCGGATCCCAAACCGAGTATTATGTTGACCCGTTGCGGCCATGTTAGAAATCTGTCTTTGCTGTAGAGGTGCTTGTCGAGGCTGCTCTCTGCGACGAGCTCGTAGACAAGCAGGAGACCCTTGCGGCTGTCGCACCAACCTAGCAGCTGCACAAGGTTTCGATGCTTCAGCCTGCTTATGATCCTCACCTCTGCCTCGAACTCCTTCCTCCCTTGCGCAGAAGACTCCGCTGACAGCATCTTTACCGCCACCGGACGATGGTCACCGACGACTGTCATGTGACCACGGTAAACGCTCCCGAAGCCGCCTCGTCCGAGCTTCTCCTCCTCGGCAAAGTTGCTCGTCGCGGCGGCGAGCTTGCGGTACGTGTACCGTCTGGGGCCGCCGGCATCCACACCTCTCTCGAGATCATCTCTGTCGACACACTCTTCTTCAGAGTCGCTATCAGTACTGCGGTCCTCATTTGCTCTGATCGATCCTGTTTCCATGTGTCGCCGCCATGCCATGGCTAGCACACAGACCAACAGGAGTAGCAGAGGAACCAGCACGGACAGTAGGATAACTAGTGTTTTTTTGTGATTGCTGCTGGTTGTTGTTGGAAGAGGAGGTTCAGCAGGTGGCGGTGCTACCTTGGGAGTAGATTCCAGCTGCAGAGTGGAGCTGAATGACCACGAGAGTATCTGGTGCAGCTCGACAGCCAAGCCAGTCGACGCCGAGAAGCCGACGGCCACCTCCTCCGGCAAATATCTCCTCAGATCAACGGTTGCATTTACCCGGTACACTGCACCGTCGATGAGGAGATCAACGGTCAACAGTTTGGACTCGTTGCCGTACTTGACGGTGGCCGTCATAACATTGGGGGACGTGAGGTTCTTGCCCGGCCAGGTCGTCGTGTCCGTGGACGCCGTGGAGTTGACGGAGTTGACGTCGATGCCGACATGGTTCGCGCTGATATCAGCGTATTCCGGGTTGAGGTGAGTGTCGAACTCGACGGCGACGATGCGGCCGGCGCCTTTCCCGATCGTGGAACTCGCGGGGAGCCTCGGGAGGAGGCCGAGGCCGCCGCCGTCACTGTTGCGCGGGATCGCGGAAGGGAAATGGCCGAGGAAGAAGGCCATCCCGTCGCCGGTATCCGACAGCCTATCCTTGTCGGGAATGATCTGGAAGGAGAAGTTGGTGGTGAAGCTTGCCATCTCGCCGGTGGCGCTGTTCCACAGCGGCACTTTGTTCACGTACGACGCCCGGCCGGTGAGTGCGTTCCTCGTCAACTCCAGCCTTGACGGACTGAAGTAGGCGTCGCCGGTGAGATCGATCGACGCGCCATGGTTAGGGTCTGAGAAGTTGAGGCTGAAGGAGAGCGACGAGGCCCCGCGCGGCACACAGTAGAAGCACAGCAAAACCAAGGCTATGGTGGTGCGACGTCGGCGACAGTCCATCGCTTTGTCTTTGGGAATGAGGCAGCGAGCGACGTAGCTGATAAGCTCCTCCACTGGCCAGCGCGCCTACTTGTTGTCACAGAGGCATGGCCATGCTTTATAACTTATAACAGAGCCAATGGAGGAAGAATGCATTCCGGGTGTGAGTTGACGTTTCAACACTATCCGTACCGTCCATTTGTTCGAGATTTGTGCTGGGCACTTTGCATAACTACCTTCCACCTCGGTCAAGGAATAATCCTAGACGTATTATGGAAATCTTACATGGCTGGTCTCGCCGGACAAAATGGTCGAGCAGTTCCCGACGCAAATGGATAAGCTTGGCCTGACGACCATTGCAATATCAATAGATCGACACGAACGGACGCAACCGATCGAGTTTAACGTTCAATTTGGATCGCTCCGTTGGAGATGACTTATTCACCAACGAGCTACAGCTGTTCGTCCGGATAGGCCTAGTACTGGTCTTGTTGGGATGCAGGAATAGCCTGACAGTATGCCGGCCCCTGCTATGCTGTAGTCGCTGCTGGTCGCCGTGTTTGGCCGGGTACGAGCGATGCGCATATGAATGCATGTGAaggaaggagagagagagaaaggcCCCGATCGAGACCGGAGACGGGACTAGTAAGTGGCGACGGAGAGAGACGTAAGTGCTTAAGGTCAAGTCATGGTATTGGTACTATGGTAGGCATATATCATTACCAGAGACCGACCGTCAACGATCGATCGAGTAGCGAGACGAAGAGGACCAGATCGATAGAACTTACGATTTCACGACCCGGCCGGCCTATCACATCCCATTTTCCTTTTTTTGTGCAAGTAACGACATTCATTTTCCTTGGAGAGATGCATGACGCTGCGTCGAAAAGGTCACCACAGATTTTTTTCAAGACTCAACTTGGCAACTTGAACTGACAATCGGTGGCGACTGAAAAGGAACAGCCATGGCCTTCATCTTTCTGCTCCGTGGGGACTCCAGGCCCATCGCTGTGCTGCTCACCTgtacaaacaaaaaaaaaaactttctaTGTACTCTCTACATTCttaaataagtggacatctagcttTAAATTTTGTCCACAAATGAGTTTACTGCTATTTTTTCAATACACTTTAATTGCTTCTCTCTCATCGTACAGAAATTAAACCCAATAATATTAAGCGcatatttttttgttttctacatGCACTTAGTTTATTGGAGGTGAAAGAATTAAAGAGTAGAGATGCATGTTCCCAATGTATTTTTTACTGTACTTCATAATTTATCTTGAAAAACTCGTatatacacttatttgtggacgggggGAGTAAGGTGATAAAAGATTCTCAACAAAGGTAAGGTGATAAAAGACTTACTACTAGTCAAAACTAATTGAAGAAGGCACAAACTTGAACAGATCATCAGGTGCTCTAGCTCTAGAGCATATTATATGTATCGAGGGGGAAACGGCACCAACATGTTCATGGGAAGAGTatacaaacacacacacaccGGTCGGTTATGTCAATTGGCGCTCTTGCTACTAATTAGGGCATGCGAAAAAGCCAGTGCAAAGGAAGTAGAAGTCTGGAGATTTACCCACCCGAAGGAGTCATGAAAATCAATGTTAATGCTGCTTATAGCTCGGCTTCCTCGCCACCAAATGCGACTCATCACTGTTCATCCTCAAGTGAGGCGACAATGTGGCCTATCTACTAGTCTACGTCGAGGACATCATCCTCATGGCAAGCTCCACCACACTTCTTCACAAGATCATCACCGTGATCCTCGCTGTGTTATCCATGAGTGATCTCGATGAGCTTCATCACTTCCTCAGCATCAACTTGCGGCGCAGTGTCGTCGGCCTCCACTTGTCGCACGCATAGTATGCCCTAGAGATCCTTGATCGCTACAACATGCTCAACGCCAACCAGATCTCGACACATGTCGGCACCGAGTTGAAGCTAGGCCTCTGATGGGGCAACGGTCCATGCTTCGTCCAACTAGTACTAGTAGGAAATAGCCTAGTGGTGGCGTGGCAAAATCTCCATTAGTCGGCAACATTCTATTTTCCTACCCTTGGTTTGTTAGTTGTACTTAGCTTTCCTTAGCCGCTAATTTTTTCCCACTTTTCTCCTCCGTCTAGTTTGAAACCCTCGCAAACATTCGAACGGAGGGTTGTGTCAGGTCAAAGGCCTTAACTATTACATGTTGATGGGTGGGGCCGCTTACGGACAGTTCCTCCCTTGGCTTTTACATGTTGAAGGGT
Coding sequences within it:
- the LOC127325818 gene encoding L-type lectin-domain containing receptor kinase IX.1-like, producing MDCRRRRTTIALVLLCFYCVPRGASSLSFSLNFSDPNHGASIDLTGDAYFSPSRLELTRNALTGRASYVNKVPLWNSATGEMASFTTNFSFQIIPDKDRLSDTGDGMAFFLGHFPSAIPRNSDGGGLGLLPRLPASSTIGKGAGRIVAVEFDTHLNPEYADISANHVGIDVNSVNSTASTDTTTWPGKNLTSPNVMTATVKYGNESKLLTVDLLIDGAVYRVNATVDLRRYLPEEVAVGFSASTGLAVELHQILSWSFSSTLQLESTPKVAPPPAEPPLPTTTSSNHKKTLVILLSVLVPLLLLLVCVLAMAWRRHMETGSIRANEDRSTDSDSEEECVDRDDLERGVDAGGPRRYTYRKLAAATSNFAEEEKLGRGGFGSVYRGHMTVVGDHRPVAVKMLSAESSAQGRKEFEAEVRIISRLKHRNLVQLLGWCDSRKGLLLVYELVAESSLDKHLYSKDRFLTWPQRVNIILGLGSALRYLHGESEQCIVHGDIKPSNIMIDSSLSTKLGDFGLARLVDHGTGLLQTTKAVLGTAGYIDPEFVNTRRPSTESDVYSFGVVLLEIVSGRRPVIETPERTFTLLRWVWSLYDRSAILDAADARLRGDEENDWWMERVLVVGLWCALPERGERPSVTQAMHILQSEEARLPALPLHMYRTVHDTAPAPVTGGVLSSSINTGDANLSSKEFTN